The following are encoded in a window of Psychrobacter sp. P11F6 genomic DNA:
- a CDS encoding MoaD/ThiS family protein, which yields MSTLIESNTNSKLDTTMNINVLYFASLADEANCHEETVTVPQSTSLTELYEQLSQKHRFSRPQSELRVAVNDYFAKWTDEIYEGDSVVFITPVAGG from the coding sequence ATGAGCACTTTAATAGAAAGCAATACAAATTCTAAGTTAGACACCACGATGAATATTAACGTCTTATATTTCGCTAGCTTAGCTGATGAAGCCAATTGTCATGAAGAAACAGTCACTGTGCCACAGTCAACTTCATTGACCGAACTGTATGAACAGCTGAGCCAAAAGCATCGCTTTAGTCGTCCGCAGTCGGAGTTACGTGTGGCAGTAAATGATTACTTTGCTAAGTGGACAGATGAGATTTATGAGGGTGATAGTGTTGTTTTTATCACGCCAGTGGCTGGTGGTTAA
- the moaC gene encoding cyclic pyranopterin monophosphate synthase MoaC, which yields MNSNSQKNSKQATKQPSNQSGLSHLDSDGDITMVDVSGKTASTREAHASGQVVFPADIYTQIKAADGMTKKGSITQTAHIAGIMAAKRTHDLIPLCHPLPLDKISLSFAYDDANHSITVTATVKVTHKTGVEMEALTAVSVACLTIYDMTKAISHDIVIDNIHLMKKTGGKSDYQHA from the coding sequence ATGAATAGCAACAGTCAAAAAAACAGTAAGCAAGCAACCAAGCAACCAAGCAACCAATCTGGCTTATCCCATTTAGACAGCGACGGTGATATCACCATGGTCGATGTGAGTGGCAAAACGGCTAGCACTAGAGAAGCACATGCAAGCGGACAAGTAGTTTTTCCCGCAGACATTTATACGCAAATCAAAGCCGCCGACGGTATGACCAAAAAAGGTAGCATCACTCAGACTGCTCATATTGCCGGTATCATGGCAGCCAAACGCACCCACGACTTGATTCCACTTTGCCATCCTTTGCCCTTAGATAAAATCAGCTTAAGCTTTGCATACGATGATGCAAACCATAGCATTACTGTGACTGCCACGGTTAAAGTTACTCATAAAACTGGGGTAGAAATGGAAGCATTAACCGCCGTCAGTGTCGCTTGCTTGACCATTTATGACATGACCAAAGCCATCTCGCATGACATTGTGATTGATAATATTCATTTAATGAAAAAAACCGGCGGTAAGTCCGATTATCAACATGCCTGA
- a CDS encoding peptidylprolyl isomerase has translation MPTLSDLQKPHSDQEFIEKAMAEERSNHKNLIASSRDELPSVTVNGVMIDRTNIAQELQYHPAENKEDAVFLATQALVVRELLRLAVLDEPSLGEAVWENDEEQAISTLIDKNVQATMPDMATCERYYKQNMTDFKTDPIMTVRHILLACPPEDGDERLKLKKTAYEFIEQIKNNANPDAEFIQLARQHSACPSKEQGGELGVISKGQTVPEFEGVLFKLDKGLAPSPIESRYGFHIVEVLNKEPGVQMTYEQVSPAIHNKLSQQAFHQSLCDYLFTLAHEADIQGIEMTLEQENIFRG, from the coding sequence ATGCCAACCTTGTCTGATTTGCAAAAACCGCATTCTGACCAAGAGTTCATCGAAAAAGCGATGGCGGAAGAGCGCAGCAACCATAAAAATCTGATTGCCTCTAGCCGTGATGAGCTGCCTTCAGTGACGGTCAATGGGGTGATGATAGATAGAACCAATATCGCTCAAGAGCTGCAATATCATCCAGCAGAAAACAAAGAAGACGCCGTCTTTTTAGCGACGCAAGCGTTAGTAGTGCGCGAATTACTGAGATTGGCGGTTTTAGATGAGCCAAGCCTTGGTGAAGCGGTATGGGAAAACGACGAAGAGCAAGCTATCTCTACTTTAATAGACAAAAACGTTCAAGCAACGATGCCAGATATGGCAACCTGTGAGCGCTATTATAAGCAGAATATGACTGACTTTAAGACTGACCCCATTATGACCGTACGCCATATTTTATTGGCATGCCCGCCTGAAGATGGTGATGAGCGCTTAAAGCTCAAAAAGACCGCGTACGAGTTTATCGAACAAATCAAAAATAATGCCAATCCTGATGCCGAGTTTATTCAGTTAGCACGCCAGCATTCTGCTTGCCCTTCAAAAGAGCAAGGTGGCGAACTGGGTGTGATTAGCAAAGGTCAAACCGTACCAGAATTTGAAGGTGTATTGTTTAAGCTCGATAAAGGACTTGCACCAAGCCCTATCGAAAGCCGTTACGGTTTTCACATCGTTGAGGTGCTCAATAAAGAACCTGGGGTACAGATGACTTATGAGCAAGTCAGCCCTGCGATCCATAATAAATTGAGCCAACAAGCCTTTCACCAATCATTATGCGATTACTTGTTTACCTTAGCGCATGAGGCTGATATCCAAGGTATCGAGATGACACTTGAGCAAGAGAATATATTCCGCGGCTAA
- a CDS encoding molybdenum cofactor biosynthesis protein MoaE gives MTDNVHGQSMSIKRTIDEAYLIAERDGFALLDTDIDESRLKSTLDNDSCGAFVCFEGRVRNHNNASSVNRLTYYGYEDLAINQGRAIIEEAKKRFEITHAIAIHRIGALEIGDVAIWVGVVSAHRYPAFDACRWILDTIKADIPVWKQEYYQDDSSKWLSNNG, from the coding sequence ATGACAGACAATGTACACGGTCAATCGATGAGCATTAAACGTACCATTGATGAGGCGTACCTCATCGCTGAACGTGATGGTTTTGCGCTGTTAGATACCGATATTGATGAAAGTCGTCTTAAAAGCACCCTTGATAATGACAGTTGCGGCGCGTTTGTCTGCTTTGAAGGACGGGTACGCAATCATAATAATGCCAGTAGCGTCAATCGTTTGACCTATTATGGCTACGAAGATCTTGCCATCAATCAAGGTCGCGCCATTATTGAAGAAGCCAAAAAGCGCTTTGAGATTACCCATGCCATTGCCATCCATCGTATCGGTGCATTAGAGATTGGTGATGTCGCTATTTGGGTTGGCGTGGTTTCTGCCCATCGCTATCCTGCCTTTGATGCGTGTCGCTGGATATTGGATACTATTAAAGCCGACATTCCCGTTTGGAAGCAAGAATATTACCAAGATGATTCCTCTAAATGGCTTAGTAATAATGGGTAA
- the moaA gene encoding GTP 3',8-cyclase MoaA: MNHLAPTLGNAQLYSPAAAPVIFDGDSSSNVAMRAASTSTYFPVTLSQPLTDGFARRLTYLRLSITDFCNFRCEYCLPDGYQGKPPQNELSVTEIATLIRGFAEVGTKKVRITGGEPSIRRDVVDIIKTIKNTEGIETVAMTSNGYKLGKHLASWQAAGLNQLNISMDSFDAATFHKMTGFDMLPQLLADMDTLLATTDIKLKINSILMAETAFENLMNAIDYVKNRAVTYRFIEFMQTSDNSDLFFAQHAQSDIITNYLLKNGWQTHIRGSNDGPAIEYSHPDYQGRIGMIAPYAAHFCDSCNRLRVSSQGKVHLCLFDQGNYDIRQHLEQDDVAGLVNTLHSFMPIKPEHHYLHESNSGMMNNLSMIGG; encoded by the coding sequence ATGAACCATCTTGCCCCTACCCTAGGTAATGCGCAATTGTATTCGCCTGCCGCTGCACCCGTTATTTTTGATGGTGACTCATCATCGAACGTTGCAATGAGAGCTGCTAGCACGTCGACGTATTTTCCGGTCACGCTCTCTCAACCGTTAACCGATGGTTTCGCACGACGTCTCACCTATTTGCGTCTATCGATTACTGATTTCTGTAATTTCCGCTGTGAATATTGCCTGCCAGATGGCTATCAAGGCAAACCACCACAAAACGAGCTTAGCGTCACTGAAATTGCCACGTTAATCCGCGGATTTGCCGAAGTCGGTACTAAAAAAGTCAGGATTACGGGCGGTGAACCCTCTATACGCCGTGATGTGGTCGATATTATTAAAACCATCAAAAACACCGAAGGTATTGAAACCGTTGCCATGACCAGTAATGGTTATAAGCTTGGTAAGCACTTAGCTAGCTGGCAAGCCGCTGGGTTGAATCAGCTGAATATCAGTATGGACAGCTTTGATGCCGCAACCTTCCATAAGATGACTGGCTTTGATATGTTGCCGCAGCTCTTGGCTGATATGGATACCTTACTTGCGACCACAGATATTAAGCTAAAAATAAACAGTATTTTAATGGCTGAGACTGCCTTTGAAAATTTGATGAATGCCATCGACTATGTTAAAAACAGAGCGGTCACTTATCGCTTTATTGAATTTATGCAGACCAGTGATAATAGCGATTTATTTTTTGCGCAGCATGCACAGTCCGATATTATTACCAATTACTTATTAAAAAATGGCTGGCAAACTCACATACGTGGCAGCAACGATGGACCAGCGATAGAATACAGCCATCCAGATTATCAAGGGCGTATTGGCATGATTGCCCCTTATGCTGCTCATTTTTGTGATAGCTGCAATCGCTTACGGGTCAGTAGTCAAGGCAAGGTTCATTTGTGCTTGTTTGATCAAGGTAACTACGATATTCGTCAGCATCTGGAACAAGATGATGTCGCAGGACTTGTTAATACCCTGCATAGCTTTATGCCAATCAAACCTGAACATCATTATCTTCACGAATCAAACAGCGGCATGATGAATAATTTGTCGATGATTGGTGGATAA
- the narI gene encoding respiratory nitrate reductase subunit gamma gives MNIADPSVQSLANLNWLQIFLFGVYPYVALTIAIIGTWVRFDLSQYSWKTGSTQMLRSKNMRLASNLFHVGIIVVLLGHLFGMLTPHFLYDRFISAGHKQILAVVVGGIAGVFCWFGLVMLMWRRFTDDRISNTSSFSDKLVLVLLFIQLNLGLLSIFTSVKHLDGYTMMNLAGWAQDITILRPLQAAARIEQTDLIYQLHMALGITLIAIFPFTRLIHIISAPIWYFGRRYQIVRQKNSQ, from the coding sequence ATGAATATCGCAGATCCTAGTGTGCAGTCTTTAGCCAACCTAAACTGGCTACAAATTTTCCTTTTTGGCGTTTATCCGTATGTGGCATTGACCATCGCTATTATTGGTACTTGGGTACGTTTTGATTTATCTCAGTATTCATGGAAGACAGGCTCGACGCAAATGCTCAGAAGCAAAAACATGCGCCTTGCCAGCAACTTATTCCACGTTGGCATTATCGTGGTGCTCCTCGGTCATTTATTTGGTATGTTGACACCGCATTTTCTTTATGACAGATTTATCAGCGCCGGACATAAGCAGATATTAGCGGTGGTCGTTGGGGGTATCGCAGGCGTGTTTTGTTGGTTTGGCTTGGTCATGCTCATGTGGCGACGCTTTACCGATGACCGTATCTCAAACACCTCATCGTTCTCAGACAAGCTGGTACTGGTGCTGTTATTTATCCAGCTGAACTTAGGTCTGCTGTCCATCTTTACGTCAGTGAAGCATTTAGATGGCTATACCATGATGAATTTGGCAGGATGGGCACAGGACATCACAATCTTAAGACCTTTGCAGGCAGCGGCGCGCATTGAGCAAACTGACTTAATTTATCAGCTGCATATGGCGCTAGGCATCACCCTGATTGCGATATTTCCGTTTACACGGCTTATTCATATCATCAGCGCGCCAATTTGGTATTTCGGGCGTCGCTATCAAATTGTCAGACAAAAGAACTCTCAGTAA
- the glp gene encoding gephyrin-like molybdotransferase Glp: MITVAGLISEIQQRIEAYNTNDYPLHKRVVESYDLLDSRHHILAEDIVSPFAIPRQNLSAMDGYAIAKDSLLSADSTIDIVGESQAGSPYSGDISAGQGVRIFTGAVVPDSCDTVIMQENTNFAAIKDRIDKSQLYTITLSQDAKHDDNIRKQGEEIEVGEAVLLKGKRLNPADISLLANLGFGQVTVYQPLTVGVLATGDELVAIGNELTSLAQIYNSNTPTLKSLLADLPITIRDYGIIPDDLDKTTAAVTQAMQECDVLISTAGVSVGDYDFLTTVIEQLGQINHYKVAMKPGKPFVFGELTKDLAKPVLYFGLPGNPLSTIVGSLQFVIPALWQMAGAAPQERPMQLSLTATLKNDIKKSAGRMDFQRGILSQNELGDFQVESFIKQQSHRIKQLSHANCFIVLAQDSGNVAAGKTVKVQPFPWLHC; the protein is encoded by the coding sequence ATGATTACGGTTGCAGGACTTATCTCTGAAATACAGCAGCGTATAGAAGCTTATAATACTAACGATTATCCGCTACACAAAAGAGTGGTCGAAAGCTACGATTTATTAGACAGCCGTCATCATATATTGGCAGAAGATATTGTCTCGCCTTTTGCCATACCAAGACAAAATCTATCGGCGATGGATGGTTATGCGATCGCTAAAGACAGCCTACTCTCAGCAGACAGCACGATTGATATCGTGGGTGAATCACAAGCGGGCAGTCCTTATAGTGGCGACATTTCAGCAGGACAAGGGGTGCGTATCTTTACCGGTGCGGTCGTTCCTGATAGCTGTGATACGGTCATCATGCAAGAAAACACCAACTTTGCCGCCATAAAAGACCGCATTGATAAATCGCAGCTTTATACTATTACCCTCAGTCAAGACGCTAAGCATGATGACAATATCCGTAAACAAGGCGAAGAAATTGAAGTTGGCGAAGCGGTTCTATTAAAGGGTAAACGCCTAAATCCTGCTGATATTAGCTTATTGGCTAATTTGGGCTTTGGTCAAGTGACGGTATATCAGCCTTTAACCGTTGGTGTACTCGCAACAGGTGATGAGCTAGTTGCCATTGGCAATGAGCTGACCAGTTTGGCGCAAATCTATAACTCGAACACGCCTACCCTAAAAAGCTTACTCGCTGATTTACCCATTACTATTCGTGATTATGGCATTATCCCAGATGACTTAGATAAAACCACCGCAGCCGTAACCCAAGCCATGCAAGAGTGTGACGTCCTTATCTCTACGGCTGGGGTATCGGTTGGCGACTATGATTTTTTAACCACGGTTATTGAGCAGCTTGGGCAGATTAACCACTATAAAGTCGCGATGAAACCCGGCAAGCCATTTGTCTTTGGCGAGCTGACTAAAGATCTTGCCAAGCCCGTGCTATATTTCGGCTTGCCCGGCAATCCGCTATCGACCATCGTTGGTAGTCTACAATTTGTCATTCCCGCTTTGTGGCAAATGGCAGGCGCTGCGCCACAAGAGCGACCTATGCAGTTAAGTCTCACTGCAACGCTTAAAAATGATATCAAAAAATCAGCGGGACGGATGGATTTTCAAAGAGGCATATTGTCCCAAAACGAACTTGGTGATTTCCAAGTTGAAAGCTTTATCAAGCAACAATCGCACCGTATCAAACAACTAAGCCACGCCAACTGCTTCATTGTACTAGCACAAGATTCTGGCAATGTAGCCGCTGGTAAAACTGTAAAAGTGCAACCTTTCCCTTGGTTGCATTGCTAA
- the modA gene encoding molybdate ABC transporter substrate-binding protein translates to MIKLITISSACLALTLTACSKEQTAELVQSDTDNATEQSQTLRIAAAANLSDVLPEIIAAYQADKTPPAQAIDVTYASSGKLYAQITSGAPYDIFLSANQEFPAKLAKEKLDNAKSADEATHESFTYTQGQLALYSVNKSLKGLNTTTLNALLMSESDSKITIANPELAPYGKSAQAYLQSQNIFDTLTEQSRIIQAENIGQAFQYAHTGNVDYGFVAQSQLTAIKATPEQFYTLAPDAYPPILQDGLVISDTTAATDFSNYLRSPAGQQYFSDAGYLAIE, encoded by the coding sequence ATGATTAAACTAATAACCATATCATCAGCTTGCTTAGCGTTAACGCTAACCGCTTGTAGCAAAGAGCAAACCGCTGAGCTTGTTCAATCAGATACCGACAACGCCACTGAGCAAAGTCAAACACTGCGCATCGCAGCGGCTGCCAACTTATCAGATGTATTGCCTGAAATTATTGCTGCTTATCAAGCGGATAAAACCCCGCCTGCACAAGCAATTGACGTGACTTATGCCTCTTCAGGTAAGTTATATGCGCAGATTACCTCTGGCGCACCTTATGATATATTTTTATCCGCCAATCAAGAATTTCCTGCCAAGCTTGCCAAAGAAAAACTAGATAACGCAAAATCTGCTGACGAAGCAACCCACGAGTCCTTTACTTATACCCAAGGCCAGCTGGCACTTTATAGTGTTAACAAATCCCTTAAAGGACTCAATACTACTACTTTAAATGCATTATTGATGTCTGAATCTGATAGCAAAATCACCATTGCCAATCCAGAACTTGCCCCTTATGGTAAGTCGGCGCAAGCGTACCTGCAATCACAAAATATCTTTGACACTCTCACTGAGCAAAGTCGCATTATTCAAGCTGAAAATATCGGGCAAGCGTTTCAATATGCGCACACTGGTAATGTCGATTATGGCTTTGTCGCTCAATCACAACTGACAGCGATTAAAGCCACGCCTGAGCAGTTCTATACGTTAGCGCCAGACGCTTATCCTCCTATTTTGCAAGACGGGTTGGTGATTAGTGACACTACTGCCGCGACCGATTTTTCAAACTATCTGCGCTCGCCTGCTGGACAGCAGTATTTTTCTGACGCAGGTTATCTCGCTATAGAGTAA
- the moaB gene encoding molybdenum cofactor biosynthesis protein B: protein MSKLQAPFTPLNIAILTVSDSRTLAEDTSGQYLVDQLTTAGHQLADRQLIIDDIYKIRAVISGWIADPNVHAIITTGGTGFYIRDSMPEAVGVLFDKSVDGFGEMFRLISKDDIGMSTIQSRAVAGMANGTGIFCLPGSSGACRTAWEGILQEQLDSRTRPCNFVPHFMRTNPGHD from the coding sequence ATGAGTAAGCTGCAAGCACCCTTTACCCCGCTTAATATCGCCATCTTAACGGTTTCTGACAGTCGTACTCTTGCAGAAGATACTTCAGGGCAGTATTTGGTTGACCAACTGACCACAGCAGGACACCAACTTGCCGATCGTCAGCTGATTATTGATGATATTTATAAAATCAGAGCCGTCATCAGCGGTTGGATTGCCGACCCTAATGTACACGCTATTATCACCACGGGCGGTACTGGCTTTTATATTCGCGACAGTATGCCAGAGGCGGTTGGCGTCTTGTTTGATAAATCGGTCGATGGCTTTGGCGAGATGTTCCGCTTAATCTCAAAAGACGATATCGGCATGTCTACCATCCAATCTCGCGCTGTGGCTGGTATGGCAAATGGCACGGGTATTTTTTGCCTACCCGGTTCATCAGGTGCTTGCCGCACTGCGTGGGAAGGTATCTTACAAGAGCAGCTCGATAGCCGCACACGCCCCTGTAATTTTGTGCCACACTTTATGCGCACCAATCCAGGTCACGATTGA
- the mobA gene encoding molybdenum cofactor guanylyltransferase encodes MVDVADRLIEVDKCNLLAGIVILAGGASKRMGSPKAELILPTGERLLDYHVRQALELSAAMISNIPIMIADNGRGFSINPDLLKNSPSPVFHITDYLSANDLSNNILSSNDDKPIETGGALVAIESALQSVTSSIELTTDTSPHISWLTVISCDSLIPVTDLWQKLQPYMTNNSDKTVICLTDDSNLYPLLGLYRLSIEPNLKDYIDDGQRQVMKFIQPIVQPVPFAKNWQYLTNFNTPKDFEHACLALNDL; translated from the coding sequence ATGGTCGATGTTGCAGATAGATTAATCGAAGTAGATAAATGCAATCTCTTAGCAGGTATCGTTATTTTGGCGGGCGGCGCATCCAAACGTATGGGATCGCCAAAAGCTGAGTTGATACTCCCGACAGGTGAGCGTTTACTTGATTATCATGTCAGACAAGCGCTTGAATTGAGTGCTGCGATGATAAGCAATATACCTATTATGATTGCGGATAATGGACGCGGCTTTAGCATCAATCCAGATTTGCTTAAGAATTCGCCATCGCCAGTCTTTCATATTACTGATTATCTATCTGCTAACGATCTTTCTAACAATATTCTGTCAAGCAATGATGACAAGCCGATTGAAACAGGCGGCGCGTTGGTAGCGATTGAGTCAGCACTGCAATCTGTAACAAGCTCAATAGAATTAACGACAGACACAAGCCCACATATATCTTGGTTAACGGTTATCAGCTGTGACAGCTTAATTCCTGTCACAGATTTATGGCAAAAACTGCAACCTTATATGACGAACAATTCTGATAAAACTGTTATTTGCCTAACAGATGACAGTAATTTATATCCATTGTTAGGTTTATATCGTTTAAGTATTGAACCTAATTTGAAGGATTATATTGACGATGGACAGCGGCAAGTGATGAAGTTTATTCAGCCAATTGTGCAGCCCGTCCCTTTCGCAAAAAACTGGCAGTATCTGACCAATTTTAATACGCCTAAAGATTTTGAGCATGCCTGTTTAGCTTTAAACGACTTATAA